The window AAGGGCTTCCATGACCTTGTTGAAATCGCCAACAGTGCCTTTTAGCTTCCCCTTGGAAGTCCAGCCGGTGCGTTCCTCGCTCCGCATATCCAGATACCGGGAAAGCAGTTCGGGGATGGTCGGCTCCTTTGCCTGTTCCAGTGCTTCCAGCAGCGCCGCCTTTTTCTCTTTCAGGCCGGACAGCCAGCCCTTTAAGCTGCGTACCATCTGCCGGATAGACTGCATGAGGGAATTGGCGGCTTTGATGTCCCGGTTCAGGTTGCCGATGTTGGTCTGTATGCCTTTACGTTCCAGATAACTGACCGCTGGCCCCATGTGGACGGTGGGGATTTTGTCTATCCCCTGACGCTCATAGGAGCGAAGGTCAAGGCGTTCCGGGCTGCCGATGGCTTCCAGATAGCGGTTCGCCGTGTCCTGCCACGCCTGCCGCCATATCTCCCCGTACTTCTGGTCGTTCCAGTCCACGGTGTCCTCCTTGTGGCTTTTCCAGTTCCCGGACGGAAGCCGGATACGCTCGCCGTTCTCGTCAAGGTCGTAGACCTTCCGGCTCTTGGGGAGCCACCTGCCCTGTTCGTCCATCCCCCGCATGGTAAAGAGGATATGGGCGTGGGGGTTGCCGTCCCCCTTGTCATGGATGGCAAAGTCGGCAATCATGCCCTTGGAAACAAAAAACTCCCGGCAGTAGTCCCGGATAAGGTCGGCTTGCTGCTCTGGGGGAATATCCCTCGGTATGGCAAGCACCAGTCTCCGGGCAAGCTGGGAGTTCCATTGTTTTTCTATGGCTTCGGCGTCGTTCCACAAGGTATTGCGGTCTGCGTACTCCGGCGGGGCGTGGGGCGGCAGCATGATTTCGGTGTGGACGATTTCGCTTTTATGGGAATAGTATTTCTGTTTCTGGTCGTATTCGGAAAACAGCCGTTCCCCGCTTTGGTAGGCGGCGGCAGCGACGGCAGACTGGCGTTTGCTGCGCTGGACGATTTTCAGGTCAAAGTGCGGGCATGGTGGCATGACGGATTGTGGCCTCCTTTCTCCCGGCGTCCGGGCAAAGAAAAAGCAGGAAACCGTTCATGATTTCCTGCTTGGTGGTGCCGCCGGTGGGCGGCTGGTATTCAGTTATCAAAATAGACCATGATTATATTTTACTTGTGCATAAACTAT of the Luxibacter massiliensis genome contains:
- the mobQ gene encoding MobQ family relaxase; amino-acid sequence: MPPCPHFDLKIVQRSKRQSAVAAAAYQSGERLFSEYDQKQKYYSHKSEIVHTEIMLPPHAPPEYADRNTLWNDAEAIEKQWNSQLARRLVLAIPRDIPPEQQADLIRDYCREFFVSKGMIADFAIHDKGDGNPHAHILFTMRGMDEQGRWLPKSRKVYDLDENGERIRLPSGNWKSHKEDTVDWNDQKYGEIWRQAWQDTANRYLEAIGSPERLDLRSYERQGIDKIPTVHMGPAVSYLERKGIQTNIGNLNRDIKAANSLMQSIRQMVRSLKGWLSGLKEKKAALLEALEQAKEPTIPELLSRYLDMRSEERTGWTSKGKLKGTVGDFNKVMEALDFLRQKEISTVESLDAYLDKVSGEILSAKTDIRKSERRIKAIDTTLSHIANHGAYKEVYKKYASIGWKTRKEKFAAEHREELDAYLAAKRFFKAHQEELPFDTKELNKERAQLSGELSEKNEGLQAVQEDMKLLRDVRYWINHVLPPDQRRVVPEPGKKPSINEQLSWKIEGVKQREEQKRQQPHRQQKQDMEL